A window of Symphalangus syndactylus isolate Jambi chromosome X, NHGRI_mSymSyn1-v2.1_pri, whole genome shotgun sequence genomic DNA:
CAGAAAATGCTCCTGTAGGCACTTCAGTGACACAGCTCCATGCCACAGATGCTGACATAGGTGAAAATGCCAAGATCCACTTCTCTTTCAGCAATCTAGTCTCCAACATTGCCAGGAGATTATTTCACCTTAATGCCACCACTGGACTTATCACAATCAAAGAACCACTGGATAGGGAAGAAACACCAAACCACAAGTTACTGGTTTTGGCAAGTGATGGTGGATTGATGCCAGCAAGAGCAATGGTGCTGGTAAATGTTACAGATGTCAATGATAATGTCCCATCCATTGACATAAGATACATCGTCAATCCAATCAATGACACAGTTGTTCTTTCAGAAAATATTCCACTCAACACCAAAATTGCTCTCATAACTGTGACGGATAAGGATGCGGACAATAATGGCAGGGTGACATGCTTCACAGATCATGAAATTCCTTTCAGATTAAGGCCAGTATTCAGTAATCAGTTCCTTCTGGAGACTGCAGCATATCTTGACTATGAGTCCACAAAAGAATATGCCATTAAATTACTGGCTGCAGATGCTGGCAAACCTCCTTTGAATCAGTCAGCAATGCTCTTCATCAAAGTGAAAGATGAAAATGACAATGCTCCAGTTTTCACCCAGTCTTTCGTAACTGTTTCTATTCCTGAGAATAACTCTCCTGGCATCCAGTTGACGAAAGTAAGTGCAACGGATGCAGATAGTGGTCCTAATGCTGAGATCAATTACCTGCTAGGCCCTGATGCTCCACCTGAATTCAGCCTGGATCGTCGTACAGGCATGCTGACTGTAGTGAAGAAACTAGATAGAGAAAAAGAGGataaatatttattcacaatTCTGGCAAAAGATAACGGGGTGCCACCCTTAACCAGCAATGTCACAGTCTTTGTAAGCATTATTGATCAGAATGACAATAGCCCAGTTTTCACTCACAATGAATACAACTTCTATGTCCCAGAAAACCTTCCAAGACATGGTACAGTAGGACTAATCACTGTAACTGATCCTGATTATGGAGACAATTCTGCAGTTACGCTCTCCATTTTAGATGAGAATGATGACTTCACCATTGATTCACAAACTGGTGTCATCCGACCAAATATTTCATTTGATAGAGAAAAACAAGAATCTTACACTTTCTATGTAAAGGCTGAGGATGGTGGTAGAGTATCACGTTCTTCAAGTGCCAAAGTAACCATAAATGTGGTTGATGTCAATGACAACAAACCAGTTTTCATTGTCCCTCCTTCCAACTACTCTTACGAATTGGTTCTACCATCCACTAATCCAGGCACAGTGGTCTTTCAGGTAATTGCTGTTGACAATGACACTGGCATGAATGCAGAGGTTCGTTACAGCATTGTAGGAGGAAACACAAGAGATCTGTTTGCAATAGACCAAGAAACAGGCAACATAACAGTGACTGAGAAATGTGATGTTACAGACCTTGGTTTACACAGAGTGTTGGTCAAAGCTCATGACTTAGGACAACCTGATTCTCTCTTCAGTGTTGTAATTGTCAATCTGTTCGTGAATGAGTCACTGACCAATGCTACACTGATTAATGAACTGGTGCGCAAAAGCACCGAAGCACCAGTGACCCCAAATACTGAGATAGCTGAAGCATCCTCACCAACTAGTGACTATGTCAAGATCCTGGTTGCAGTTGTTGCTGGCACCATAACTGTCGTTGTAGTTATTTTCATCACTGCTGTAGTAAGATGTCGCCAGGCACCACACCTTAAGGCTGCTCAGAAAAACAAGCAGAATTCTGAATGGGCTACCCCAAACCCAGAAAACAGGCAGATGAtaatgatgaagaaaaagaaaaagaagaagaagcattCCCATAAGAACCTGCTGCTTAACTGTGTCACTATTGAAGAAACTAAGGCAGATGATGTTGACAGTGATGGAAACAGAGTCACACTAGACCTTCCTATTGATCTAGAAGAGCAAACCATGGGAAAGTACAATTGGGTAACTACACCTACTACTTTCAAGCCCGACAGCCCTGATTTGGCCCGACACTACAAATCTGCCTCTCCACAGCCTGCCTTCCAGATTCAGCCTGAAACTCCTCTGAATTCGAAGCACCACATCATCCAAGAACTGCCTCTCGATAACACCTTCGTGGCCTGTGATTCTATCTCCAAGTGTTCCTCAAGCAGTTCAGATCCCTACAGCGTTTCTGAGTGTGGCTATCCAGTGACGACCTTCGAGGTACCTGTGTCTGTACACACCAGACCGGTAGGTATCCAAGTTTCTAACACAACTTTctaactattttattattattattttcagttgATGTAGAACTTTACAAAATCTATTGATTTCAAGGAGGGATCAAAACAATCATATTCTACAGATGTACCCAATAGATATATGGATTCATTTAAGTTTGGTAGAAGATGAGAACAAAATAACTACTGATTTAGGAAAATTGGATGcagaataataattataatagggGCAGTTTTGTCTGTAGATGGCAGTATGACAATTCTTGCTAGAGAATATATTGAAAAAAACTTCAACACAAAGGGTTGTAGCACTGTCCTCAGTACCATTGTGTGCATGAGGATCAGAATAGTCTGGGCTAGATACATCACAGTAAAGCTTTTCAGAATCTGATAAATAGCTCTAAatactaatgatgttgagaatcCTAGCTTCACTTGGGAAAATCTGTGGCTGTTCACAGAAATTCAGCACCAAGATATCCCCCCCATACTCTACCAGGCCTTAAGGTCCTCACAAAGGAAAGTGTCATTTTCAGATTAGgaactcaaaattattttggtgCATCAAATCTACAGTCACACAATATAACAAGAATGGTATTAGGAAAATGAAAGCCTACTCATTCTCATCTTTAAGCCATAGAATGAAATATATATGAGGTCTCTACTTTAGATAGctatttaaatatttgcatatttatgcAAGGTATTTTGAGCCCTTCAGAAGGCATTCTTAAAAGATAAtcacttttggaaaataaaatgtttgctttctCTAATGCGCGCAAAGAAAAATGTGGGCATGTTAAGACCCAAGAAATCTATGCACAATAACTTAAAACCCAATACATTTATGAAAGGAAGAGTTTATCCAGTGCCTTTTATCAGTGTTCCATgaagaaatgaatacaaattTATCCAGAAACTCTTAAATGTgaaatgatttaaatataattattcccTTTAAAAACACAAGCAATGGAATTTACccacatttttttctcaaagtcATGCTACATGTTGAGTTTATTATTTTGTCTGTGTTAAGTCAAAACAGTATTAATCTTAGTTTCAGGGAATAAAGTCTTTTGAACACCTATTCAGGCTTAACAAAATAGTAGCAATGTGAAAATcaaaactgattttctttcacCAAAAGTTTGAGATATTAAAGAAGTCTACTACATTCAAGATAACTGCAAATAATTTACCATAACTTTGGAAATGGGTTTAAGAATGGAGGTAATTCAAGCATAAGCACAGTTATTTAATACGATAACATTAAACTTTCTCTCTGAATCACACAGTGAACGTAAGGTACTAATTCAGATGTGGGTGCATTTTTGTTACAATAGGTACACAATTAAATGCTGTTTCAAAAGGTAAACCAGAACCCTAGTGTCTGTATAGAGAGCTTCTGTTAGACTTTAAAAGAATTTACGCTGCAGTTGTTATTTCTACAGTTCAGATGAATCCCATATTTTACATAGTTAGTGGATCTGGGATGGGCAACAAACGTAATAGATGTCGAACATCTCCACAGggtgtgtttttgtttatatttaaccATTAAAAAGGGCACTCTCATTTTCAAATTCTTATTGCTATTCTGCTTATTGGATAAGTTTCTCAACATAAAAGTATCTTTTATGACTAACACTACATGATTTGGGtataataacattttttcctGGGTTTAATTTGTGACTTTCTTTAAGAAGTGTACAAAGAGTGGGTTTTTGAATTACATATGTAGATCATCATTTTTAATAGATTGAATGAAGTTAATTAATAGAGCAAGTTCTGGTTTCAGTGCTTTTTGAAGGCACAGAGATATTTTATGAGCTAGACTAATTTTACTTGAGTTTATGAACATACAGTAAGGAGGGCATGGATGAAGAACAAAAAATTgaagtatttttcaaatatcctcacctttttgtttttttaaaaatattttgtaatcataaaaagtcaataaaaatttCCATGATGCATTTTATAGTATACAACTAAGAGACATTTTCCGAGTCATAAGAATTAggcaaaatacaaaaaagtaaatgCTAATGAGAATCAGTTATTGGTTGTTATTAGGTTTTTATTAACTGAAAGGACTATCTTAGAATCATTGAATTAGCAGATGACTTATTTATTTCACAgcttaaaagtaaatatatattttgtcattGGTTCACAGTTGTTTCATATTTGTTACTAAATATCTTCAAGACATGAATTGGTGAACTTACGCAGACTAATatgatactaaaaataatttgaatcttTACATTTTGTGCTACATTTGCAATGTTCTTTACCTTTTCTATATGCTCTTCAATTTGTG
This region includes:
- the PCDH11X gene encoding protocadherin-11 X-linked, which encodes MDLLSGTYIFAVLLACVVFHSGAQEKNYTIREEMPENVLIGDLLKDLNLSLIPNKSLTSAMQFKLVYKTGDVPLIRIEEDTGEIFTTGARIDREKLCAGIPRDEQCFYEVEVAILPDEIFRLVKIRFLIEDINDNAPLFPATVINISIPENSAINSKYTLPAAVDPDVGINGVQNYELIKGQNIFGLDVIETPEGDKMPQLIVQKELDREEKDTYVMKVKVEDGGFPQRSSTAILQVSVTDTNDNHPVFKETEIEVSIPENAPVGTSVTQLHATDADIGENAKIHFSFSNLVSNIARRLFHLNATTGLITIKEPLDREETPNHKLLVLASDGGLMPARAMVLVNVTDVNDNVPSIDIRYIVNPINDTVVLSENIPLNTKIALITVTDKDADNNGRVTCFTDHEIPFRLRPVFSNQFLLETAAYLDYESTKEYAIKLLAADAGKPPLNQSAMLFIKVKDENDNAPVFTQSFVTVSIPENNSPGIQLTKVSATDADSGPNAEINYLLGPDAPPEFSLDRRTGMLTVVKKLDREKEDKYLFTILAKDNGVPPLTSNVTVFVSIIDQNDNSPVFTHNEYNFYVPENLPRHGTVGLITVTDPDYGDNSAVTLSILDENDDFTIDSQTGVIRPNISFDREKQESYTFYVKAEDGGRVSRSSSAKVTINVVDVNDNKPVFIVPPSNYSYELVLPSTNPGTVVFQVIAVDNDTGMNAEVRYSIVGGNTRDLFAIDQETGNITVTEKCDVTDLGLHRVLVKAHDLGQPDSLFSVVIVNLFVNESLTNATLINELVRKSTEAPVTPNTEIAEASSPTSDYVKILVAVVAGTITVVVVIFITAVVRCRQAPHLKAAQKNKQNSEWATPNPENRQMIMMKKKKKKKKHSHKNLLLNCVTIEETKADDVDSDGNRVTLDLPIDLEEQTMGKYNWVTTPTTFKPDSPDLARHYKSASPQPAFQIQPETPLNSKHHIIQELPLDNTFVACDSISKCSSSSSDPYSVSECGYPVTTFEVPVSVHTRPPMKEVVRSCTPMKESTTVEIWIHPQPQRKSEGKAAGKSQRRVTFHLPEGSQESGSDGGLGDHDAGSLTSTSHGLPLGYPKEEYFDRATPNNRTEGDGNSDPESTFIPGLKKAAEITVQPTVEEASDNCTPECLIYGHSDACWMPASLNHSSSSQAQASALCHSPPLSQASTQHHSPPVTQTIALCHSPPVTQTIALCHSPPPIQVSALHHSPPLVQATALRHSPPSAQASALCYSPPLVQAAATSHSSPLPQVTALHRSQAQSSVSLQQGWVQGADGLRSVDQGVQGSATSQFYTMSERLHPSDDSIKVIPLTTFTPRQQARPSRGDSSIMEEHPL